In Desulfobotulus pelophilus, one DNA window encodes the following:
- the sbcD gene encoding exonuclease subunit SbcD: MTLTLLHTSDWHIGHNLYGRKRYEEHEAFFQWLLQYIEERTVDVLLVSGDIFDSSTPSNRAQSLYYDFLHRLSRSSCSHAVITGGNHDSPTLLDAPAALLSSLSVHVVGRAPEKPEDSVRVLRDAAGDPVLVVCAVPFLRDRDLRRVEEGESMEEKDIRLVEAMKGYYAAACGHGEFLRKTMSPSVPLVGMGHLFVAGGRSENGDGMRELYVGSLARMGSDLFPPYLDYLALGHLHAMQRAGKKDHFRYSGSPLPMSFGEARRSQGVLLVSFNENGLAGIETGEVPRFQELLSLKGDLLFLEKRMETLKKEGSRAWLEVICQGEGLGGGLKEYMDDLMSGSFLDLLRVGYEKSEGGCFLVSDGVEQLSDLDVREVFQRCMDVGEVPEKRRAQMMRLFEDILSEMAIRDGMAE; the protein is encoded by the coding sequence ACTGGCATATTGGGCATAACCTCTACGGGCGTAAACGTTACGAAGAACACGAGGCGTTTTTTCAATGGCTGCTGCAATATATTGAAGAACGAACGGTGGATGTTCTTCTTGTATCCGGTGACATTTTTGATAGCAGCACACCTTCCAACCGTGCTCAGTCCCTTTATTATGATTTTTTGCACAGACTGAGCCGCTCTTCCTGTTCCCATGCGGTTATCACCGGTGGTAATCACGATTCACCAACTCTGCTGGATGCCCCGGCAGCCCTTCTTTCTTCTTTGTCCGTTCATGTTGTGGGCCGGGCACCCGAAAAACCGGAGGATAGTGTGCGGGTCCTTCGGGATGCGGCGGGTGATCCTGTCCTTGTGGTTTGTGCGGTACCTTTTCTGAGGGACAGGGATCTTCGGCGGGTCGAAGAGGGAGAATCCATGGAAGAGAAGGATATCCGTCTGGTGGAGGCAATGAAGGGGTACTATGCTGCTGCATGTGGGCATGGAGAATTCCTGCGGAAGACAATGAGTCCTTCTGTCCCCCTTGTGGGCATGGGGCATCTTTTTGTTGCCGGGGGCAGAAGTGAAAATGGTGATGGTATGAGGGAGCTGTATGTGGGCTCGCTGGCCCGTATGGGAAGCGATCTTTTTCCCCCGTATCTCGACTATCTGGCACTGGGCCATCTCCATGCCATGCAGAGGGCGGGTAAAAAAGATCATTTTCGTTACAGCGGATCCCCTCTGCCCATGAGTTTCGGGGAGGCTCGACGTTCTCAGGGTGTTCTTCTGGTTTCTTTTAATGAGAATGGGCTTGCGGGTATTGAGACAGGTGAGGTTCCACGTTTTCAGGAGCTTTTATCTTTAAAGGGAGATCTGCTTTTCCTTGAAAAACGCATGGAGACTCTGAAAAAAGAAGGAAGCCGGGCGTGGCTGGAAGTGATCTGTCAGGGAGAAGGGCTGGGAGGAGGGCTGAAGGAATATATGGACGACCTCATGTCTGGTTCCTTTCTGGATCTGTTGCGTGTGGGGTATGAAAAAAGTGAAGGTGGTTGTTTTTTGGTTTCCGATGGTGTGGAGCAGCTTTCAGATCTGGACGTAAGAGAGGTTTTTCAACGCTGTATGGATGTCGGGGAAGTCCCGGAAAAGAGACGGGCGCAGATGATGCGTCTGTTTGAGGATATTTTGTCAGAAATGGCGATCAGAGATGGTATGGCAGAGTAA
- a CDS encoding AAA family ATPase, with protein sequence MRIESLRLKNLNSLRGEWQIDFRNKVFLSEGLFAITGPTGSGKTTILDAICLALYGATPRLGRITRENEMMSRHTGECFAEVVFAVAEGRFRCHWYQHRSRKRADGPLQTARHEISEVDSGTVRSAKLQEVLAEVETLTGMNFDRFCRCILLAQGAFAAFLEATEDERAPILEQITGTAVYSDISRAVHERFTFEKQNAQELTQKLAGMDLLSGEEEAELSGELQALEEEERRGRQGKDALSAILAHFLQVERLEAELAGISVSLTALQKEKDAFRAEGVRLDRARRALLLEGGWARLEVLRRQQSFQIKEKEACENKLPFLADTLQIMTKEEARLADLWDALRRKMEQNKPFFREIRDLDGAIVRQRKDWHAAMGEKDSLERRKAVVAERERELITVLGEKKKQLFLLQKWQKDKAHEGAIAEILGGVTLLTRRLQDIQKEEKCFDTKKNALLVEQKGLAKETERVCEDLLAVRKKVLEAEERVRNGEGQLADLAGERSPDVLEEERRLLREKGLMLSMRMERLSEFHRLEEKRVHHQEAMKKLDEEDCRFRAQIYELEKLLHEREKEAAHLEKMLILEQKVRDLESERRYLQSGEPCPLCGSRNHPYAHEAVALGEAGQIQQDFDAACVRRKEMQEKLFSVRTSSTMAMRDREHLQKSQEETLLALVGIRETLAWEHHEAVADLSVEIIRQRFLEVSEKEKELEVLSARIRKVQMELESSRSQWRDAAEKLSRIREKHTLAEHRMETLLRDLSGVNERLGVCIQEKEQEEKSLLDILAPFGFGQNDLLFPEALLFALEKRRDSWKQALKDEQARVMEIHSLEGDLRENGARMAELQEYAEVLTVRLGKLESDESRLVRERQILFGDRDPDREERALVSEGERLNRSHQEALRRTVEASAALTEDKRRSLRMAEALSRLEEEVAGEESLFHTDLGQASFTGEAEFLAARLPDGERLVLEQREKRLQEEEATLQYGRKEKEKALAAVLAEKPVNRAKEDVQAELERAEARLRELRQRMGAIQEVLRKNEGVKARHQQTLTLLENQRGLTRDWEELHGLIGSADGKKFRIFAQGLTFETVVAYANERLQFMTDRYLLVRGREMPLMLQVQDLWQAGELRSTKNLSGGESFLVSLALALGLSRMQSGDRAVASLFLDEGFGTLDDATLDVALDALAGLRQEGRLIGMISHVSRLQERIPARIELVPGPGGLSRVQGPGCSRKGERV encoded by the coding sequence ATGCGTATTGAGTCACTGCGGCTGAAGAATCTGAACTCCCTCAGGGGAGAATGGCAGATTGATTTCAGAAACAAGGTGTTCCTCTCGGAAGGTCTGTTTGCCATTACTGGCCCTACAGGTTCGGGAAAAACCACAATTCTGGATGCTATCTGCCTTGCTCTGTACGGTGCCACTCCCCGTCTTGGTCGTATCACCCGTGAAAATGAGATGATGAGCCGTCACACGGGAGAGTGCTTTGCGGAAGTGGTATTTGCCGTGGCGGAGGGACGCTTCCGTTGTCACTGGTATCAGCACAGAAGCCGCAAACGGGCGGATGGTCCTCTTCAGACAGCCAGACATGAAATATCAGAAGTGGATAGCGGAACAGTTCGAAGTGCAAAGCTTCAGGAGGTTCTGGCAGAGGTTGAAACCCTTACGGGTATGAATTTTGATCGTTTTTGCCGGTGTATTCTCCTCGCTCAGGGGGCTTTTGCCGCATTTCTGGAAGCAACGGAGGATGAGCGGGCCCCCATTTTGGAGCAGATCACGGGGACGGCCGTTTATTCGGATATTTCACGGGCTGTGCATGAACGATTTACCTTTGAAAAACAAAATGCTCAGGAGCTCACACAGAAACTGGCGGGAATGGACCTTCTTTCCGGCGAAGAAGAAGCAGAGCTGTCCGGGGAGCTGCAGGCCTTGGAAGAGGAGGAAAGGAGGGGCAGGCAGGGAAAAGATGCCTTGTCAGCCATTCTTGCTCATTTTCTGCAGGTGGAAAGGCTGGAGGCGGAGCTTGCTGGTATTTCTGTGTCCCTTACGGCACTTCAAAAAGAAAAAGATGCTTTCAGGGCAGAGGGTGTCCGTCTGGACAGGGCCAGGCGTGCCCTGCTCCTTGAGGGAGGCTGGGCACGCCTGGAAGTTTTGCGAAGGCAGCAGTCCTTCCAGATAAAAGAAAAGGAAGCCTGCGAAAACAAATTGCCATTTTTGGCAGACACATTGCAGATCATGACAAAAGAGGAGGCCCGTCTCGCGGATTTATGGGATGCGCTGAGAAGAAAAATGGAGCAGAACAAGCCCTTTTTCAGAGAAATACGGGATCTTGACGGGGCCATTGTCAGGCAGCGGAAAGATTGGCATGCCGCCATGGGAGAAAAAGATTCCCTTGAGAGGCGAAAAGCCGTGGTTGCTGAAAGGGAAAGGGAGCTGATCACGGTCCTTGGAGAAAAAAAGAAGCAGCTTTTTCTGCTGCAGAAATGGCAGAAGGACAAGGCCCATGAGGGTGCCATTGCCGAAATTCTTGGGGGCGTCACCCTTCTCACACGGCGTCTTCAGGATATCCAGAAGGAAGAGAAGTGTTTTGATACAAAGAAGAACGCATTGCTTGTTGAGCAGAAAGGTTTGGCAAAAGAAACGGAGAGGGTTTGTGAAGATCTTCTTGCTGTACGGAAAAAAGTCTTGGAGGCTGAAGAAAGGGTGCGGAACGGGGAGGGCCAGCTTGCTGATCTTGCCGGTGAACGTTCTCCGGATGTTCTTGAAGAAGAAAGAAGACTCCTTCGGGAAAAGGGTCTCATGCTTTCCATGAGAATGGAGAGGCTTTCGGAGTTTCATCGTCTGGAAGAAAAACGTGTCCATCATCAGGAAGCAATGAAAAAGCTGGATGAAGAGGACTGCCGGTTTCGTGCCCAGATTTATGAACTGGAAAAGCTTCTTCACGAAAGGGAAAAGGAAGCTGCCCATCTTGAAAAGATGCTGATTCTGGAGCAGAAGGTCCGGGATCTGGAAAGTGAGCGGCGGTATCTTCAGTCGGGAGAACCCTGTCCTTTGTGCGGTTCACGGAATCATCCCTATGCACATGAAGCCGTAGCATTGGGTGAGGCGGGGCAGATTCAGCAGGATTTTGATGCCGCCTGTGTGCGGAGAAAAGAGATGCAGGAAAAACTGTTTTCAGTTCGCACGTCCAGCACTATGGCCATGCGAGACCGGGAGCACCTGCAGAAGTCCCAGGAGGAAACCCTTCTGGCTCTGGTGGGTATCCGGGAGACACTGGCATGGGAACACCACGAAGCGGTAGCGGATCTGTCTGTAGAGATAATTCGCCAGAGGTTTCTGGAAGTAAGTGAAAAAGAAAAGGAACTGGAAGTTCTTTCTGCAAGAATCCGTAAAGTGCAGATGGAGCTGGAAAGCAGCCGCAGCCAGTGGAGGGATGCGGCGGAGAAGCTGAGCAGGATTAGGGAAAAGCATACGCTTGCTGAACATCGTATGGAGACCCTTCTCAGGGATCTTTCCGGGGTGAATGAGCGGCTTGGGGTCTGTATTCAGGAAAAGGAGCAGGAAGAAAAGAGTCTTCTGGACATTTTGGCTCCATTTGGTTTCGGGCAGAACGACCTGCTTTTCCCCGAGGCCCTTCTTTTTGCTCTGGAAAAGAGAAGAGACAGCTGGAAGCAAGCCCTGAAAGATGAGCAGGCACGGGTGATGGAAATTCATTCCCTTGAAGGAGATTTGCGGGAAAACGGAGCCAGAATGGCCGAACTGCAAGAGTATGCAGAGGTTCTGACGGTCAGGCTCGGGAAACTGGAATCTGATGAAAGCCGTCTGGTGCGGGAGCGTCAGATTCTTTTTGGAGACAGGGATCCGGACAGGGAAGAAAGGGCGCTTGTCAGCGAGGGAGAGCGGTTGAACCGGAGTCATCAGGAGGCCCTGAGGCGGACCGTTGAAGCTTCCGCAGCTTTGACAGAGGATAAAAGGCGTTCTTTGCGTATGGCGGAAGCTCTGAGCCGACTGGAAGAGGAGGTTGCCGGAGAAGAATCTTTGTTTCACACAGATCTTGGGCAGGCATCGTTTACAGGTGAAGCCGAATTTCTGGCGGCCCGTCTGCCAGATGGGGAAAGGCTGGTTCTGGAGCAGAGGGAAAAAAGGTTGCAGGAAGAAGAGGCAACCCTGCAATACGGTCGTAAGGAAAAAGAAAAGGCTCTGGCCGCAGTTTTGGCAGAAAAGCCTGTGAACAGAGCCAAAGAGGATGTGCAGGCGGAGCTGGAAAGGGCAGAAGCCAGGCTCCGGGAGCTGCGGCAGCGAATGGGGGCTATTCAGGAAGTTCTCCGTAAGAATGAAGGGGTAAAAGCCAGGCATCAGCAAACCCTTACCCTGCTGGAAAACCAACGGGGTTTAACCCGTGACTGGGAAGAGTTGCACGGCCTCATAGGGTCTGCAGACGGGAAAAAATTCCGGATCTTTGCTCAGGGACTTACCTTTGAGACCGTAGTGGCTTATGCCAATGAGCGATTGCAGTTCATGACAGATCGTTATCTTCTGGTGAGGGGCAGAGAAATGCCGCTCATGTTGCAGGTTCAGGATCTGTGGCAGGCCGGAGAACTGCGGAGTACGAAAAATCTGTCCGGAGGAGAAAGTTTTCTTGTGAGTCTTGCTCTGGCGCTGGGCCTTTCCCGTATGCAGAGTGGGGACAGGGCTGTTGCATCCCTGTTTCTGGATGAGGGTTTTGGCACTTTGGATGATGCCACGCTGGATGTGGCGCTGGATGCTTTGGCGGGTTTGCGCCAGGAAGGAAGGCTGATTGGCATGATTTCCCATGTGTCCCGTCTTCAGGAGCGCATACCTGCAAGGATAGAACTGGTACCGGGTCCCGGAGGCCTGAGCCGTGTGCAGGGGCCGGGTTGCAGCAGGAAGGGAGAGAGGGTCTGA